The genomic stretch CTCGAAGGCATCGACGCCGCTGCGGAGTTCGCTGTTGGGCGAGTGCATGCCGCATGCGCGCAGGACTGCGTGGCGGTCATATGCGCCGAGCGCATCGAGTGGTGTACGTGCTCCGAGGCAGCGGTTTCCTGGCATTCCTTCTCCCCGACACGAGACTATAGTCTGTGGACTATAGTACGCATCGGCGCGAGAGTGCGCGCCATGCCACGCGCAAGAGACGAAACTGTCATTGCTGCCTTTGCCGACGTCCTGGCCGGGTTGCGCCGCGCGCGAGGGCTGACACAGGAAGCGCTGGCGCATGAGGCAGGTATAGACCGTACCTTCGTCGGGCTGCTGGAGACGGGCAAGCGACAACCAACGCTGAGCGTGCTCTTTGCGCTAGCCGGAGCATTGGGCGTCAAGCCCGAGAAGCTGGTCGCAGATACACGCAGTCGTGCGGCTGGTTGAGCGTCTCCAGAGAACCTGAAAGTCAAGCGCGAGGCGATGAACTGCAGGCGGCTGCCTTCCAGCCCGCCATTGCCACGGCCGTGATCACAGGCACTATGCTCGTTGACCATATTGGCGTGCCGAGGCTGCGACTTCGTCCTCGCCATCCCTTGTAAAAGCAGCTGCACCAGGCGAGGCCCCCTCGTTGGCCCG from Caldimonas brevitalea encodes the following:
- a CDS encoding helix-turn-helix domain-containing protein, yielding MPRARDETVIAAFADVLAGLRRARGLTQEALAHEAGIDRTFVGLLETGKRQPTLSVLFALAGALGVKPEKLVADTRSRAAG